The Glycine soja cultivar W05 chromosome 19, ASM419377v2, whole genome shotgun sequence genomic sequence taaactcgagcattagaatatatttaaattaactaaCTATTAATCCAACACTAATGCAAGAAAATAATGAAGGACTAACAATTAATGtatgattatatttaaattacacttaagcattataatatatttaaataaactaactattaatcCAACACTAATGCAATAAAATAATGAAGGACTAACAATTAAAGTAGGTAGATAACcatgtatacatatattgcccTGTCCAACAAGTCTACAATagccaaatatattttttgctaaGCAATTAAATTTTAGCAGAGATCACATACAAACTAACACAGACTGCAAATCAGTTACAAtctttaattaaagaaaaaacgaATAGCAAgaaaagcatatatatatagtagttgTATATTTGTTGGTGATAGTGACAAAAATTGTTGGTAGAACAATAAAAGTATTCAAATTACAATGCATTCAAATGGACAATGATAACTGACAAGTGTAGAAATATAAGTCCAACATCAATAACTGTTTGAAGCTTTATTCAGTAGATAACTATTAAACAATACACATGCTGAACACATTCATTACCTTTGAATTtgttttcatatttgttttcagAAAAGATAAAGCATGATGTCATATTACCATGTCTTCTATACTCAACCCATAAAAGGTGTCCCCACCACAAGATAGTAAAAGAAGTTGGCTTTCAAGGGATTAGGAGCATTCAAAAAGAATATTGACCTATAAATTCTAGCAATTAAGTTAGCAGTTATATTTCCATAGTCCATTGAAATTAAGTGTCTATCTAATATACATATTGTACACATgctatattttctattttatgctAGCTTCATATGACTTACTCAGCTCTCTAAGAGGGGTTTACTGCAGTAGAATCCTGAGAATGACATTAATTGTACCATAAAACACAAGAATCAATCATACTCATGCAAAAGGAAACTCCTACAACAATTCCTAATTTCCATGTAAATCCCTCTCAACAGCAGTTCAAAGACTCTAGGCTGGGATCTTGTACTTAAAAGAAAGACTAGAAATTTAGTTACTCCCAGTGTAAGAAATTTGTGGTTCTCTACCTAGAATGTGTACTCTTTGtgtcaataaaaaaactagTTAAAGGGATAGCTCATACATATGAGATAGAGTAAGGAATTTTCATTTGCTCCAAAAGTACTAAAGAATTTCACAAAACCAAACAGCACTTGGAAGAGTTAAGTTTCGTTTATCATTAAACAACAAGATTGCAAATTAGTTATTAACTGATTACCTTGCCATTGCTACAGGGAGAAGTTGTCAAACAGACAAGATGGATTTTCTAGAAACCCGAGCCTGTCAAAAAGATATACAAAGTAGACACTTTAAAATTGTCACAATGGCAAACTGGAAAAAATCATTATACATACTTTGATGAAGTTGATTATAAATCTAAAGAATTATTAGTgtgtttgtttttatgtttgaaATGCCTAAACTAACGTTTTCCCCAATCCAACAAGGCACAAGCTTACTAGTTGAAGTGCTTTGAAAGTTGAGTTGTGACAAAAACAAACCAAACATAGTATAAAGCTATCATAGGATAAAATTTAGGTGCAGTATCATTGCTTCTAGTGTTGATCTTTAACAAACCAAACAACATCCATGGAAGTTACAAGTGCCTcaatttcaacattttttgCAGCCAAATACTAAATCATTCCTCCACAGACCTTGAAGCACCTTAACCGTGAAAATGTGCAGTTAATATGATATAAATAAGTATATTAGCAGTAGCAGACATGTTGAAATGAATGATTCCATATTTTTTCTTGAGTTACCAAAAGGACAAAACTTGTATACATACAGTGTCTTAAGTGTTTTTCGTGCTATTCTCTAAATAGAATTTTGGAGTTTCACCTTAATAATCCTTAAAACAAAcatttacattaaatattagCATAAGTTTTGAAGCTGAGACATTAAATCTGATTGGAGAACACCACTAAAAGAACACAATCATTATCAAAAACTCTCCCATCAAGAATTAAACTAAATGAAAGAGGCCTTGTCATTTAAtgtgaaaatgatttttaccTGAAGCAAAAGCAACTGGGTAGCCAATGGCCAAATCCATGGGCCAGTGTCATGAAGATAATATTATTCACCATGAAAAGAAGCTTGTGCTAACAGTGTAATGAACACAAGCCTGTGTTTCATTGTACTGTTGCTGGGTAATCGTATGATAATCCTAAGTCGAATGCTTTATGATAAGTTGTGCTAACAGTGTAATATATGGGCCAAACACACGCTGAATAACCAAGAGCAAGAAATAGGGACCATAAGCCTGCTAATGCAATAGCCATACACAGATCTTCCTGCCATAGGAGGCAATAACACATGAAAGTTGAAGCTCTGCAAGTTTtcaaatagaattaaaatttaattgtacaAAAAGATGATTTAGTTGGTGATAAAAAGGTTCAAACCAACATCACACCCCAATATTCAACCTAAAGGAAATATTTTCAACTTGGGCAATCTCAAATCCACGTCCTTCACCAAGTATGATGTTTTTTGTGGGCACGCAAACATTTGCAAATGTTACTTCTGCATGCCCATGCGGAGTATCATCAAAACCAAACACTATCAATGGTCTCTTTATGTGGATGACAGGAGTCTTGACATCCACTAAGATCATAGATTGTTGTTTATGCTTCACAGCGTTGAAGTCAGTTTTCCCCTGTCCATATGTTTTTATCACCCTCTGGTCTCTATTGACATGAATGGCACATGGACTGCTAATTCAATAACTTTCAACCAAATACTCACCATGACTATAAGAATTCTACATCTTGGATCCATAGCACTGCCTGTCCACCATTTTGTCCCATTGATAATATATGAATCTCCTTGCCTATTAAAGgagaaaatttaagaaaataagtaGTCCATAGCCTCATAAATGTCTAGTTGTCTTCTATTAAGAAGCTTGACTTAAACCTacgtttttaaaataattgccaATGCAAGACTAAACTCATGAATTACTTAAAGATTATGGATAATCCTACCTTTTGATAGAACACTCAATATTGGTTGTATCGGAAGATGCAACATGTGGTTCTGTCATTGCAAATCCAAACCTAATTGTCCCCTCAAGCAAAGGAATTAGCCATTCTTGTAGTTGCTCTATGTTTCCATAGCGTAGTAATACCTAATACGCAAAGTAATTCTACTAAATTAGACAAAAATGCATCATGGAGTGCGTGGTAATGCTCAAGCCAGGAGAGAATCCAATTAAAGTCAGTCAGTTATTGATCAACCAAGCAAATCTATAAGTTCCATCTTACCTCCATATTACCTGTGTCAAGTGCACCACAGTTAAACACTTGTGGAGCCCAAAGAGAACGACCCATGATCTCACAAAGGTATCCATATTCAAGATTTGTGAGACCGGCCCCTaataacaagtcatttgcatcaCTAGAGCGATGATTATTGCTCCCATCAAAGAGAAGATTTCTTGCTCTCACAACACTATCAATCTGCGTAAAAGCAGATACATTCAGagcacttttttttccttttaaaaaaacatactaACACTGAAAgctaataaaagaatttaaaacatAATCATAGAAGACAAATGTTTAATATTGCATTAGGCCATCTAGCTCTTCAGGCTGAATATTTTATTAGCTGTCCAGTTAAGTTGTATTTTCTAGAAATGCCCATCCCTCCAGCATCTTTAGCATCCATGAATGCTTTTTCAATTCATGTTTCATGGAtcctttatatttatatcattttctttttttaagtatCCTTTTTTAACAAGCTTAGATTTtatcaagttttattttgagtGTGGGAGGGGGTAGAATATCATCCACACCACTCAATATTCAAGTGAAAAGaccaagagaaaagaaaaaggaggcaAAAGAACATTTGAACCTCTTAAAATTCTTCAAATTAGTTAGAACATATTGATTAGTGTTTGAAGGAAAAAGTTGAGAATTAGGTCAGCATCAACATAGGTTGAATGCCTCCTGATACTGCATCAAGGATACTTGACAACAGACTTAGAACCATACCACTTAAGCTTCAACTGTTTCCATAACATGAGTTAATAATCAAGAAGGTAAATTAAGTTGAGTGGTGAAATGATGAAATAGATAGATACCTCTACTCTATCAAACATGTCATCAAGTATCAAAGGGTCTCCACTGTAATATGCATCACGTGCCTATTTAATAAGCAAAATTAAGAGCAGctaaagaaataaatgaatggTATGGGTAAACATTCCAATGAtactaccaataaaaaaattatgtagcgTCAGGAAGCCACAAAATAGTATAATGCCATCAGAGTGACTGATTTTCTACTTCATATACTAACCTTGGATTGCCTTGGCAATGAAAGGATGAGAGAAGTCCTAAAAAACCAATCCACATTgaataataactaaaactacTTCAAAGATTTCTAGAGTTCAAAATGAGAgataagagatgaaaagaataatatatatattctctacTTATCTCATTTTGTATGTAAATAAGTGCAAAAATACTCACCAAATTTACAGTAGATGAATCCCCCTAGGGGCAATAGTTGTAATCACACTTATCATGAGGTCACCAATCAATAGTAGCACAGATGAAGTTATCATCAGTTTCAACAATTGCTTGAATTCCATCTACTACAATTGAACCATGTTCAATATCTTGAGATGAAGTCATTCAAAGAAAAGGCaaaaagagaaacaagacaGAAAGAAAATCAGGATACAAACAATCGAATGCCTTCCATTGCGGACTATCAGCTGGATGTCAGAGCAATCCATCACTTTTTCTGCTGTCTGCATGCCACATCAACTATTTTGCATCATGTCCATTAGCAAACAATCgtttaaaccttggtattattggaagataccaacaaACCTTTGCTGGATGATTGTTGTTTGTGGTTGCATCATCACTGCATTCTTCATTGTTGACCTTGTAGCATGATACACCACATGTAGGGCAATTGCGCATTTTTGCAAATtgatttctatacaatatgcaatcatttgAACATGCATGGATTTTTTGGTACTCCATTCCCACTGGACATAAAATTTTCTTCGCCTCATATTGATTCTTTGGCAACGTGTTATCTTCAGGaatcaattttttcaataacaCAAGCAATTCAGTAAAGCTCTTGTCATTCCAGCAAAATCGTGTCTTCAAATTGACCAAAGCTAACACCGCTGCCAACCTTGTGAAAGTTGTGCACCCAGAATAtagaggcttctttgaatcattttctattttctcataCAAAGgtgcatgtgcttgctgaaatcCGTCTTGCCCTAGATCGCGAATCATGTCTTCTATACGATATCCCATGTCTACATCGACTGACTCAATGTGAGAGACTGATGGCTTGCCTGGCAAttccccatgccatatccattttgtATAATTTGGAATGATATCGTGATATATAAGATGTGATCTTATGTCATTTATCAAGTGGCATCTCCCATTTCCATATTTTACA encodes the following:
- the LOC114398748 gene encoding probable acyl-CoA dehydrogenase IBR3 codes for the protein MDAKDAGGMGKKSALNVSAFTQIDSVVRARNLLFDGSNNHRSSDANDLLLGAGLTNLEYGYLCEIMGRSLWAPQVFNCGALDTGNMEVLLRYGNIEQLQEWLIPLLEGTIRFGFAMTEPHVASSDTTNIECSIKRQGDSYIINGTKWWTGSAMDPRCRILIVMVSIWLKVIELAVHVPFMSIETRG